In a genomic window of Methanogenium sp. S4BF:
- a CDS encoding precorrin-8X methylmutase, with protein MTENTYIDPGADTREGYAISSTSRGLARQVVGNETPEDRIRQRCAIAVGDFGMADLMAFTSHPVEAGLRALAAGAPVITDIRMVQTGIRKNEHQSEVLCALDFGADISREYGITRTSAGFMALRDRLENAIIVIGNAPSALLTVCRMIDEGVRPSLVIGTPVGFVNAKESKEILRTKHVPSVSNVGTRGGTPPAVASVNEIITMYIESQR; from the coding sequence ATGACCGAAAATACGTATATTGATCCGGGTGCGGACACACGAGAGGGCTACGCCATCTCATCGACAAGCAGGGGCCTTGCCCGGCAGGTGGTCGGAAACGAGACGCCGGAGGACAGAATCCGCCAGCGCTGCGCCATTGCGGTCGGCGATTTCGGTATGGCTGATCTTATGGCATTCACCAGCCATCCGGTGGAGGCAGGGCTCCGTGCCCTTGCGGCAGGTGCGCCTGTCATCACGGATATCAGGATGGTCCAGACGGGCATCCGGAAAAACGAGCATCAGTCGGAGGTGCTCTGTGCGCTGGATTTTGGAGCGGATATCTCCCGGGAATATGGGATTACCCGGACGTCTGCGGGGTTTATGGCATTACGGGACCGGCTTGAGAATGCGATCATCGTCATTGGCAATGCCCCGTCGGCCCTGCTGACGGTATGCAGGATGATTGACGAAGGCGTCCGCCCTTCGCTTGTTATCGGTACGCCGGTCGGTTTTGTCAATGCGAAGGAATCAAAAGAGATTCTCCGGACAAAGCATGTCCCGTCTGTTTCAAACGTGGGAACACGCGGCGGGACACCTCCCGCGGTCGCTTCCGTAAACGAGATCATCACGATGTACATTGAAAGTCAGCGATGA
- the cobJ gene encoding precorrin-3B C(17)-methyltransferase: protein MRSSDNRGKLFIVGIGPGRTDQLTERAKDAIRESAVIIGNDFYLRQIEDLVEGKEVIRSSMGKEVERARACVELAHEKTVCMVSGGDPGVYGMAGIVLEVLEHDHSCIEYEVIPGVTAATAAASRAGSPLSGDYVTLSLSDLLTPWEVIEKRMDLAFRMGVPVAVYNPKSRGRPDNLAQALSIALKYQDGSVPVVVVKNAFRDEEEVRFFTLKSLFADDSFVDMRSIVIIGGEESRMGTICGKEQMITPRGYDRKYVY from the coding sequence TTGCGGTCATCAGATAACAGGGGAAAACTCTTCATCGTGGGCATCGGCCCCGGAAGAACGGATCAGCTGACGGAGAGGGCAAAAGACGCCATCCGGGAATCAGCCGTCATCATCGGGAATGACTTCTACCTCAGGCAGATTGAGGATCTGGTGGAGGGAAAAGAGGTCATCCGGAGCTCCATGGGGAAGGAGGTTGAGCGTGCACGGGCCTGTGTGGAACTGGCGCACGAAAAGACCGTCTGCATGGTCAGCGGCGGTGATCCGGGGGTGTACGGAATGGCAGGTATTGTGCTGGAAGTGCTTGAGCATGACCACTCCTGCATCGAATATGAGGTAATACCCGGTGTCACGGCCGCCACCGCTGCGGCTTCCCGTGCCGGTTCGCCTCTTTCCGGGGATTATGTCACCCTCTCGCTCTCAGACCTTCTCACGCCGTGGGAGGTAATTGAAAAGAGGATGGATCTGGCGTTCCGGATGGGGGTGCCGGTCGCCGTTTACAATCCGAAGAGCAGGGGGCGGCCCGATAATCTTGCGCAGGCGCTGTCCATCGCTCTGAAATATCAGGATGGTTCCGTTCCGGTGGTCGTGGTAAAAAACGCATTCCGGGATGAAGAGGAGGTCCGGTTCTTTACCCTGAAATCGCTCTTTGCCGATGACAGTTTTGTCGATATGCGCTCCATTGTGATCATCGGCGGAGAGGAGTCACGCATGGGAACCATCTGCGGAAAAGAGCAGATGATCACACCGAGGGGCTATGACCGAAAATACGTATATTGA
- the cbiG gene encoding cobalt-precorrin 5A hydrolase, whose amino-acid sequence MTAGRAQELADRMDASFEVYSKEAFGNAFERYKTIVAVMSTGIAVRAAAPHLHDKWTDPCVVVVSPDFRYAIPLLGGHHGGNAVAKRLEEQGLHPVITTATETRGLPSVESTAAARGLEIINRDSTRVVNAGILDGNVAVHVIAPPAIAIAPPGVSVLLKSGEYIVGIGCRRGAGKEDILRALASAFTDAGITPDEVLAYATSAIKYDEAGLIQAVGELDGNLICVDDAFIRAESPPSPSRASDKLGLPGVAEPAALALSKRKEIIMKKQIYGGVTVAVIR is encoded by the coding sequence ATGACTGCCGGCAGGGCACAGGAGCTGGCAGACCGGATGGATGCCTCTTTTGAGGTGTACTCAAAAGAGGCATTCGGAAACGCGTTTGAACGCTATAAAACGATTGTCGCGGTCATGTCCACGGGGATTGCGGTCAGGGCCGCTGCACCTCACCTGCACGACAAATGGACCGACCCCTGTGTCGTCGTCGTCAGTCCCGACTTCCGGTATGCCATCCCTCTGCTGGGGGGGCATCACGGCGGAAATGCGGTGGCAAAGCGGCTGGAGGAGCAGGGCCTGCACCCGGTGATTACCACCGCAACCGAGACACGGGGGCTGCCTTCGGTGGAGTCGACAGCAGCAGCACGGGGTCTTGAGATAATCAACAGGGATTCGACACGGGTGGTCAATGCAGGGATTCTCGATGGCAATGTCGCTGTGCACGTGATCGCACCCCCGGCCATTGCCATCGCACCGCCGGGCGTCTCTGTGCTGCTGAAGAGCGGAGAATATATCGTCGGCATCGGGTGCCGGAGAGGGGCCGGGAAAGAGGATATTCTCCGGGCCCTTGCATCCGCATTCACCGATGCGGGCATCACGCCCGATGAGGTCCTTGCATACGCAACTTCAGCGATAAAATACGATGAAGCCGGGCTTATTCAGGCAGTCGGGGAGCTGGACGGGAACCTGATCTGTGTGGATGATGCGTTCATCCGGGCAGAATCTCCCCCGTCGCCGTCGCGGGCCAGCGATAAACTGGGTCTCCCCGGGGTGGCAGAACCCGCGGCGCTGGCCCTTTCAAAGAGAAAAGAGATCATTATGAAAAAGCAGATTTACGGAGGAGTGACTGTTGCGGTCATCAGATAA
- a CDS encoding cobalt-precorrin-4/precorrin-4 C(11)-methyltransferase, whose protein sequence is MPTIYIVGAGCGDPGLITVKGKALLDRADLLIYAGSLVNPELVAACPAAEKYDSWGMKLAEMTDLMIEAAQSGKTVVRLHSGDPALYGAIIEQVDILHNAGIEVERVPGVSSFFGAAASLGIQYTLKGVSESVIITRPAGKTLEEDWIAELSALGQTMVIFLGTEHLEEIVGKVQCPPETPAAVIYHATWPDEKVVRGTVADIAEKARAAGIVKTALIIIGEVVNPVGPSYTHSHLYG, encoded by the coding sequence ATGCCAACAATATACATTGTCGGGGCCGGATGCGGCGATCCGGGCCTCATCACGGTAAAGGGAAAAGCATTGCTGGACCGGGCCGATCTGCTCATTTATGCCGGATCCCTCGTGAACCCCGAGCTGGTGGCGGCATGCCCTGCTGCTGAAAAATATGACAGCTGGGGGATGAAGCTTGCAGAGATGACGGATCTCATGATCGAGGCGGCACAGAGCGGCAAAACGGTCGTGCGCCTCCATTCCGGAGACCCCGCACTCTACGGCGCCATCATCGAGCAGGTGGACATTCTGCACAACGCAGGCATCGAGGTCGAACGTGTTCCGGGCGTCTCATCGTTTTTTGGAGCGGCCGCATCCCTTGGCATCCAGTATACGCTGAAAGGGGTCTCAGAATCCGTCATCATCACCCGCCCTGCCGGAAAGACCCTTGAGGAGGACTGGATTGCTGAACTCTCCGCACTCGGGCAGACGATGGTGATATTTCTGGGCACCGAGCACTTGGAGGAGATCGTTGGAAAGGTGCAATGCCCACCGGAGACGCCTGCGGCTGTTATCTATCACGCCACCTGGCCGGACGAGAAGGTCGTCCGCGGGACTGTCGCTGATATCGCAGAGAAGGCACGGGCAGCAGGAATTGTTAAGACCGCACTCATCATCATCGGTGAAGTGGTGAACCCCGTAGGGCCCTCCTACACCCATTCCCACCTCTACGGATGA
- a CDS encoding cobalt-factor II C(20)-methyltransferase, translated as MLVAVGIGPGDPELLTVKAVNLIEQADQVFVPGTVAKDIIAPYRADPVVLSFPMTADEGYITRCIGKNADLIAPVARDGLAVFCILGDPNFYGTFGRLCAVLDEKYPEISYTSVPGVSSITAFTSAAGVTLNGGIEITDGSEQTATIRLKVRRPRETADELRKSGYTRFILAEKMYMDGQRIYQTDELPEESAYFSILYAGK; from the coding sequence ATGCTTGTCGCTGTTGGCATCGGTCCCGGAGACCCTGAGCTTCTGACCGTAAAGGCAGTGAACCTGATTGAACAGGCAGATCAGGTATTTGTGCCCGGAACCGTTGCAAAGGATATCATCGCACCCTACCGGGCAGATCCGGTCGTCCTGTCCTTTCCGATGACCGCGGATGAAGGATACATTACCCGGTGCATCGGGAAGAATGCCGACCTCATTGCTCCGGTGGCCCGTGACGGCCTTGCCGTCTTCTGCATCCTCGGCGACCCGAACTTTTACGGCACATTCGGGAGGCTCTGTGCGGTGCTGGACGAGAAATACCCGGAGATTTCCTATACATCTGTCCCCGGAGTCAGCTCCATTACTGCATTCACCTCTGCTGCGGGCGTCACGCTGAACGGAGGCATTGAGATAACAGACGGGTCGGAGCAGACCGCAACCATCCGGCTGAAGGTGAGGCGGCCACGGGAGACGGCCGATGAACTGAGGAAATCCGGGTATACCCGGTTCATTCTGGCCGAAAAAATGTACATGGACGGCCAGAGGATATACCAGACAGATGAGCTCCCGGAAGAAAGTGCGTATTTCAGTATATTATATGCGGGGAAGTGA
- the cbiT gene encoding precorrin-6Y C5,15-methyltransferase (decarboxylating) subunit CbiT, protein MGLKGGPTQDEVMAVSLLKLRIREGDVMADIGCGTGKISIQASERCRRVYAVDRRAEAVEYARQEIETAEIENITLIHGEASHALDEMNRLDCAFVGGSGEIETVLEKLTEIVRGRIVVNAVLLDTVSRTVRKMRELGIFVEALHIQVSRSYDLAGDLMFKPLNPVYIIVGEVKQ, encoded by the coding sequence ATGGGACTCAAAGGCGGACCGACACAGGACGAAGTGATGGCAGTATCCCTGCTCAAACTCAGAATTCGGGAGGGGGATGTCATGGCCGACATCGGATGCGGCACCGGAAAAATATCCATTCAGGCGTCTGAGCGATGCAGACGTGTGTATGCAGTTGACCGGCGGGCTGAAGCGGTTGAATACGCACGGCAGGAGATTGAAACGGCAGAGATAGAGAATATCACCCTGATCCACGGCGAGGCGTCTCATGCTCTTGACGAAATGAACAGGCTGGACTGTGCCTTTGTCGGCGGTTCAGGAGAGATAGAGACGGTGCTTGAAAAGCTGACGGAGATCGTCCGGGGAAGAATTGTGGTCAACGCCGTTCTTCTGGACACGGTTTCACGGACGGTCAGGAAGATGAGAGAACTGGGCATATTTGTTGAGGCACTCCACATTCAGGTCTCCCGGTCATATGATCTGGCAGGCGATCTGATGTTTAAACCCTTAAATCCCGTGTATATCATCGTCGGTGAGGTGAAGCAGTAG
- a CDS encoding cobyrinate a,c-diamide synthase, translated as MIPAIIIAGTHSGCGKTTISGALMSALVKRGLNVQPFKVGPDFIDPTHHTAICGRHSRNLDPYMMGEEGVRDTFVRASAGADIAVIEGVMGLFDGLEGEDTGSTGHVAKILGCPVVLVVDAKGASRSVNAQVLGFTSFDPDVNIGGVIFNRVGSKRHGEMIAASLAAPAFGYIPWEKERCIESRHLGLRMAHETSSISEFRGILEENCDIDAIIGIAKSTFSVRTSETERAERTHPVWIGVAYDAAFNFYYADNFDRLRNSGAELVFFSPLTDSLPDVDALYFGGGYPELHCAELARSPCRDAVKKAADSGMPIYAECGGLTYLTESIEMDGTTTRMCGVIPAETVKMGRFQALGYVDAGCTAADALFPRGTVYRGHEFHYTRVDAAADVRFALELKRGRGIEDGKDGIYLQNVLAGYTHAYFTDPFAAGLVDTIRSVNRG; from the coding sequence ATGATTCCCGCCATTATTATCGCAGGCACCCACAGCGGATGCGGCAAGACCACGATCTCCGGGGCACTGATGTCTGCTCTCGTGAAACGGGGGCTTAACGTCCAGCCTTTCAAAGTGGGGCCGGACTTTATCGACCCGACCCATCACACCGCCATCTGCGGGAGGCATTCACGGAATCTTGACCCGTATATGATGGGGGAAGAGGGGGTAAGGGATACCTTTGTCCGGGCGTCCGCGGGAGCCGATATCGCCGTGATTGAGGGCGTCATGGGCCTTTTTGACGGGCTTGAGGGGGAGGACACCGGCAGCACCGGCCATGTGGCAAAGATCCTCGGGTGTCCGGTTGTGCTGGTCGTCGATGCAAAGGGCGCCTCACGCAGTGTCAATGCGCAGGTGCTGGGGTTTACCTCATTTGATCCTGATGTGAACATCGGCGGCGTGATCTTCAACCGGGTCGGCAGCAAACGGCACGGAGAGATGATTGCGGCGTCTCTTGCCGCCCCCGCATTCGGATATATCCCCTGGGAGAAGGAGAGATGCATTGAGAGCAGGCATCTGGGGCTCCGGATGGCGCATGAGACCAGTTCTATCTCTGAATTCAGGGGAATTCTGGAGGAGAACTGTGATATCGATGCCATCATAGGCATTGCAAAGAGCACTTTTTCCGTCCGAACCTCTGAAACCGAAAGGGCAGAACGGACCCATCCGGTCTGGATCGGGGTTGCATATGACGCGGCATTCAATTTCTATTATGCGGACAATTTTGACCGGCTGCGAAACTCCGGTGCTGAACTGGTCTTTTTTAGCCCCCTCACCGACTCCCTGCCGGATGTGGATGCCCTGTATTTCGGCGGCGGTTATCCTGAACTGCACTGCGCTGAACTGGCACGCTCTCCATGCAGGGATGCGGTGAAAAAAGCTGCGGACAGCGGCATGCCCATCTATGCCGAGTGCGGTGGTCTCACCTACCTGACGGAGAGTATTGAGATGGACGGGACGACGACACGGATGTGCGGCGTCATCCCGGCCGAGACCGTGAAGATGGGACGGTTCCAGGCACTCGGCTACGTCGATGCCGGGTGTACGGCTGCAGACGCTCTGTTTCCCCGGGGGACCGTATACCGGGGGCATGAATTCCATTATACCAGAGTGGACGCCGCCGCAGACGTGCGGTTTGCGCTGGAGCTGAAGCGGGGCCGGGGAATTGAAGACGGGAAAGACGGGATTTATCTCCAGAATGTGCTGGCGGGGTATACCCATGCATATTTCACGGATCCGTTTGCAGCCGGACTGGTGGATACCATCCGTTCGGTCAACCGTGGGTGA
- a CDS encoding PAS domain S-box protein: MIPEFGGNSDDRIFLLYVDDETILLNVTKQYLEYTGNFLLNTASSVKEALHMIQEEKYDAVISDYQMPEMDGLEFLKTLRTEGNSIPFILFTGRGREEVAIEAFNAGADYYLQKGGKPNVQFGELQNCVRQVVYKTRAEKRLLEYERKMADVINFMPDATFAVKMDGRVIAWNRAIEQMTGTPASEMLGKGDYEYALPFYGKRRPIMIDLVLNESLQTEVSYPVLNRENRDRLYAETFIPHLRNGEGAYLWFTASPLYDTDGRVTGAIESIRDITDYKQAEGIYRTVFENTGTAMAIVEDEVTILHVNEKMKLLMGYSGDEPGMFLNWQERVAEEDRERVLEYHRLRRTEPDSVPNSYDCRLIHRTGEIIDVKLTSAMIPGTKKNIISFIDITGQKEAETKLKFTQFTMDNGPDAIFWVDFNGDFISVNKKATDIFGYSEEELRGMGLSMFIPNFQQENFLDFWNKHDRNSAFIFEVKSSKKDGEDVSTEISVVNLNYDGQKYGCAFVRDISERKRVEAAQRESEIKFREIFNSASDVIFLNEFIPGTGPGRFIEVNDATCRNLGYTREELLRMSMADILLPEIRDHFDDIVKQYRAKGRASFEGRAITKDGSIITFDTCGTIFQLNNRMVHLSVGRDVSERKKAEQTLRESETKFREIFNSTGDIIFLNEFPPRGPPGRFLEVNDAACRSLGYSRDEMLQMSMVDIEGAETRDHYLNIANQFRTKGRATFEAKAIRKDGTIATIENNSCCFALNNRVVHLSVGRDITERKNTENALKTLNKKLNLLSSITRHDINNQISVLLGYEEMLKGEDDKGKADDYLGKIIGATEMIESQIAFTREYQELGVHSPTWQSVENSASLAVSNMSSTAVNVRIDTGTLEIFTDQMLEKVFYNIFENAVRHGKHVTDIHVSFHETGGSGVLTIEDNGIGIADDMKKKIFDRGVGSNTGFGLFLSREILDITDISISETGTDGKGARFEIAVPKYGYRYND; this comes from the coding sequence ATGATTCCTGAATTCGGGGGGAATTCTGATGATCGAATATTCCTGTTATATGTCGACGATGAAACCATACTGCTCAATGTAACGAAACAATATCTGGAATACACCGGGAATTTTTTGCTCAATACTGCCTCTTCTGTAAAAGAGGCCCTTCACATGATTCAGGAGGAAAAATATGATGCGGTTATATCTGACTACCAGATGCCTGAAATGGACGGTCTTGAATTCCTGAAAACACTCCGTACTGAAGGAAACAGCATCCCTTTTATTCTCTTCACCGGCAGGGGCAGGGAAGAAGTTGCTATTGAGGCATTCAATGCCGGTGCCGATTACTACCTCCAGAAAGGCGGAAAACCAAATGTTCAGTTTGGAGAACTTCAGAACTGTGTCAGGCAGGTGGTTTATAAAACCCGGGCGGAAAAGCGCCTCCTTGAATATGAACGAAAGATGGCAGATGTCATCAATTTCATGCCTGACGCCACCTTTGCAGTCAAAATGGATGGGAGAGTGATTGCATGGAACCGTGCAATAGAACAGATGACAGGCACTCCCGCATCTGAAATGCTTGGAAAGGGGGACTATGAATATGCCCTGCCATTTTACGGTAAACGTCGTCCGATCATGATTGATCTGGTTCTCAATGAAAGTTTGCAGACGGAAGTTTCTTATCCGGTACTGAATCGTGAAAACAGAGATAGATTATATGCAGAGACATTCATCCCTCATCTTCGCAACGGTGAGGGGGCATACCTGTGGTTTACTGCTTCCCCCCTTTATGATACCGATGGCCGTGTTACCGGTGCCATTGAATCCATACGGGACATAACTGACTACAAACAGGCAGAAGGAATTTACCGGACGGTATTTGAAAATACCGGAACTGCAATGGCAATTGTTGAAGATGAGGTCACTATCTTACATGTCAATGAAAAGATGAAACTGCTCATGGGTTATTCCGGAGATGAGCCCGGGATGTTTTTGAACTGGCAGGAAAGGGTTGCAGAAGAAGACCGGGAGAGAGTACTGGAATATCACCGGCTCAGACGGACTGAACCGGATTCAGTGCCAAATAGCTACGATTGCAGACTAATTCACAGAACCGGTGAGATCATAGATGTTAAACTGACCTCGGCAATGATTCCGGGTACAAAGAAAAATATCATTTCCTTCATTGACATTACCGGGCAGAAGGAAGCAGAAACAAAACTGAAATTTACCCAGTTTACCATGGATAATGGCCCTGATGCCATATTTTGGGTGGACTTTAATGGTGATTTTATTTCTGTCAATAAGAAGGCTACAGATATTTTTGGTTATTCTGAGGAAGAATTACGGGGAATGGGTCTTTCCATGTTTATCCCTAATTTTCAACAGGAGAATTTTCTGGATTTTTGGAATAAACACGACCGGAATAGTGCTTTCATCTTTGAAGTAAAGTCTTCCAAAAAAGATGGTGAAGATGTCAGTACTGAGATCAGTGTTGTAAACCTGAATTATGATGGCCAGAAGTACGGGTGCGCTTTTGTACGGGATATATCTGAACGAAAGAGGGTGGAGGCGGCACAACGTGAGAGCGAAATTAAATTCCGTGAGATATTCAATTCTGCAAGTGATGTCATATTTCTGAATGAGTTTATCCCGGGGACGGGTCCTGGCAGATTCATAGAAGTGAACGATGCTACGTGCAGGAATCTGGGATACACGCGTGAAGAACTGCTCCGGATGTCGATGGCGGACATTTTGTTGCCTGAAATCAGAGACCATTTTGATGATATCGTAAAACAGTATCGTGCAAAAGGAAGAGCATCCTTTGAAGGCAGGGCCATAACAAAAGATGGCAGCATAATTACATTCGATACCTGCGGAACCATTTTTCAATTAAATAACCGGATGGTTCACCTGTCTGTGGGAAGGGATGTCAGCGAGAGGAAAAAAGCAGAGCAGACACTTCGTGAGAGTGAAACAAAGTTTCGGGAGATATTCAATTCCACTGGTGACATCATATTTCTTAATGAGTTTCCACCGAGAGGGCCTCCCGGAAGATTCCTGGAGGTAAACGATGCCGCCTGCAGGAGTCTTGGCTACAGCCGTGATGAAATGCTCCAGATGTCTATGGTGGACATTGAAGGGGCTGAAACAAGGGATCATTATCTGAATATCGCGAATCAGTTCCGCACAAAAGGAAGAGCAACCTTTGAAGCCAAAGCGATACGAAAAGATGGCACCATTGCTACTATTGAGAATAATTCCTGCTGCTTTGCATTAAACAACCGGGTGGTCCACCTGTCTGTCGGACGAGATATCACTGAACGAAAAAATACAGAAAATGCACTGAAGACGCTGAATAAAAAGCTGAACCTCCTTTCGTCCATCACCCGGCATGATATCAACAACCAGATCAGTGTTCTCCTTGGGTATGAAGAGATGCTAAAAGGGGAAGATGACAAAGGAAAGGCTGATGATTATCTGGGGAAGATTATCGGAGCCACAGAAATGATTGAAAGCCAGATCGCATTTACCCGTGAATATCAGGAACTTGGTGTACACAGCCCGACCTGGCAGTCCGTTGAAAATTCAGCCAGTTTGGCTGTATCAAATATGTCTTCTACCGCGGTAAACGTCAGGATAGATACCGGCACACTGGAAATATTTACCGACCAAATGCTTGAAAAGGTCTTTTACAATATTTTTGAAAACGCCGTCAGGCATGGGAAACATGTGACTGACATTCATGTTTCTTTCCATGAAACCGGAGGGAGCGGGGTTTTAACAATTGAAGACAATGGCATCGGCATTGCAGATGATATGAAAAAGAAGATATTCGACCGCGGTGTTGGTTCAAATACTGGTTTCGGGCTGTTTTTGTCCCGGGAAATTCTTGATATCACCGATATATCAATCTCAGAAACCGGAACCGATGGCAAAGGTGCACGGTTTGAAATTGCTGTTCCAAAGTATGGATACCGGTACAATGACTAA